The Mya arenaria isolate MELC-2E11 chromosome 16, ASM2691426v1 genome includes a window with the following:
- the LOC128222590 gene encoding receptor-type tyrosine-protein phosphatase S-like, which produces MRQNRPNMIQTLSQYKYLHQALVYSLTLECSMVKREHFHEYMEKSGKEEIKKQLEKMELVREQKSDKEVQAMKRNRLLTKKNRKHADIPGDSSRPRLYLCLQPGEPDYINAIYIDSFKIKHRFLVAQTPLPDTAGDFISLAVQENCSCIVSMEAHLEKHVGKGIGLYFPGANQTMKAGMVSVRSTTDQSSRHFVKKMLHFEHAEKTKTDVTIPHYEYLDWDTEHNVPKKPEHFVAFIKEIEDVSKTSHLKGPILVHCRNGAGKSGIFCVVSTLLETLSEDNKVSVVNVVMKVRARRQLAIPNKEQFYFCHECVLHSGNAADNAEYYNISGDIQRE; this is translated from the exons ATGAGACAGAACAGGCCAAACATGATTCAGACTTTG AGTCAATACAAGTATCTTCACCAAGCTTTGGTTTATTCATTGACTCTTGAGTGTTCGATGGTAAAACGAGAACACTTCCATGAATATATGGAGAAATCCGGAAAAGAGGAGATAAAGAAGCAGCTTGAG AAAATGGAATTGGTCCGGGAGCAGAAGTCCGATAAGGAAGTACAGGCTATGAAAAGGAATCGGCTTCTCACAAAAAAGAACAGGAAACACGCTGATATACCAG GTGACTCCAGCAGACCACGTCTCTATCTGTGTTTACAACCCGGCGAGCCTGATTACATCAATGCGATATACATCGAC agttttaaaataaaacaccgCTTCTTAGTTGCACAAACACCTCTGCCGGACACAGCTGGCGATTTCATTTCACTTGCTGTTCAAGAAAACTGTTCCTGTATCGTTAGTATGGAGGCACATTTGGAAAAACACGTTGGGAAG GGCATTGGCTTATATTTTCCTGGTGCAAATCAAACAATGAAGGCTGGTATGGTTTCCGTACGATCCACCACAGATCAAAGTTCAAGacactttgtaaaaaaaatgctgcaTTTCGAACACGCAGAAAAG ACCAAGACAGATGTGACCATTCCACACTATGAATACCTAGACTGGGATACAGAACACAATGTTCCTAAGAAGCCCGAACACTTCGTTGCCTTTATCAAAGAGATTGAAGACGTATCCAAGACATCTCATCTTAAGGGACCGATACTGGTGCATTGT AGGAACGGTGCTGGAAAGAGCGGCATATTTTGTGTTGTCTCGACATTACTTGAAACACTGAGTGAAGATAACAAAGTCAGTGTGGTCAATGTCGTGATGAAAGTCAGAGCTAGAAGACAGCTCGCTATTCCAAATAAG GAGCAATTTTACTTTTGCCACGAGTGTGTTCTCCATTCCGGGAACGCAGCAGATAACGCTGAGTATTACAACATAAGTGGGGATATCCAGAGGGAATGA
- the LOC128221781 gene encoding receptor-type tyrosine-protein phosphatase S-like, protein MRDAGAFGGRFTSSLSPQGGILPGIGWTQSSRFSPDLGCREQARCVSPRKQLKSFVAISPEVHDWSIFPPIPESPNIQSPPPNNRSGKETTHIFTEDSLEIDEDDASARELAVKFEENGGVYYNSAEKISTLKLPVTGLLKYAQNIRLKNLEEEFQKIPYGLVKAYGVSQTKLNMHSNRYKGIYPYDDSRVIVRGGKTDYINASYMDGFRRRNAYIATLGPMAKQLGNFGQFWRMVWQQEVEKIVMVTSLVEGKNIKCEQYWPDRYQSKLYGAIEVVCKVEKLYADFIWRQFTLSKNSEERSLHHLQFTNWPDKDIPDDVTSIIDIRQRVNALPSSLEGPVVVHCSAGVGRTGTYIALDILTKEGE, encoded by the exons ATGCgggatgcgggggcatttggcgggagGTTTACCAGCAGTTTATCCCCGCAGGgcgggattttacccgggattggctggacccaAAGTTCCCGCTTTTCCCCGGACTTGGGG TGCAGAGAGCAGGCTCGCTGTGTTTCGCCGAGAAAACAGCTTAAATCCTTCGTCGCCATATCTCCAGAGGTCCATGACTGGTCTATATTCCCTCCAATACCTG AAAGCCCCAATATCCAGAGTCCACCACCGAACAACAGGTCCGGCAAGGAAACGACGCATATTTTTACAGAAGATAGTCTTGAAATTG ACGAGGATGATGCCTCTGCAAGGGAACTTGCAGTAAAATTTGAGGAAAATGGAGGTGTTTATTATAACAGCGCTGAAAAAATTAGCACATTGAAATTGCCTGTGACCGGTCTACtaaaatatgcacaaaacattCGTTTAAAGAACCTTGAAGAAGAGTTTCAG AAAATTCCATACGGTCTTGTGAAAGCCTATGGAGTTTCCCAAACGAAACTAAACATGCACAGTAATAGATACAAAGGAATCTACCCGT ATGATGATTCGCGAGTTATAGTACGAGGTGGAAAAACAGACTACATTAATGCAAGCTATATGGAC GGATTCAGAAGGCGCAATGCATATATTGCTACTTTGG GTCCAATGGCTAAGCAGCTTGGCAATTTTGGCCAATTCTGGCGAATGGTCTGGCAACAGGAAGTGGAGAAGATTGTCATGGTGACCAGTTTGGTAGAGGGTAAG aACATAAAATGCGAGCAATATTGGCCCGACCGATATCAAAGTAAACTATACGGCGCTATAGAAGTTGTATGCAAGGTTGAAAAACTGTACGCAGATTTCATTTGGAGACAATTTACGCTTTCTAAG AACTCTGAAGAAAGAAGTCTACATCATCTACAGTTCACGAACTGGCCAGACAAGGACATCCCTGATGACGTCACATCAATTATAGACATTAGACAGAGGGTGAACGCCTTGCCGAGTTCCCTCGAAGGACCAGTAGTTGTGCATTGCAG TGCTGGTGTTGGCCGAACGGGTACATACATAGCTCTAGACATTCTGACAAAAGAGGGTGAGTAG